In Fragaria vesca subsp. vesca linkage group LG5, FraVesHawaii_1.0, whole genome shotgun sequence, the genomic stretch AACAAGGTCCTATTCTTGGTTCTACACTTCTACTTCATGTTTCTGCTGATTACAATGTCTGTTAGGATTTGTGATGCTTGTCATCATTTGATATAGATATGAAGCCAGAACGCCGACTCCTGGAAATATATTTTTCTGTCACTGTTCTCTCTAGTCATTGCAGTTAGGCTCAAGAAATGGTTAGAGCTCTGGTTTATTGAATTCGAAAATCAGTTCTAAGTTAAGGTTATCGTTGGTGATATGGATAGCAATGAAACATTTGTAATGTAGAAGAGAAGTGCAAATGGCATAACCATCAAAGGGGAAATCATCTCCAAAGAAAAAGAAAATCTCATTTCTAGGTAATCTGTTGGTATACGAGTTATTGTAGCGGTTAGGCATACAAAGATTGAATGGTGACGGTGGAATATTTTCTGCAGTTTGGAGGAGGAATCAGATATGATACATCAAATAGTTTCTGGAGGTTTTGATGAAGTAAACAAATGTCTCTAATATATTAAAGTAATTAAACAAATGAACTAGGCATTCTTCAAAGCAGAAGTTTGCTAGACAAGTTGCTGTATCACTACACAAATCGTTTGTTCCAATTGAATAGAATGTGCCTGAAGCTTCTCTCCTTTGAAGTCAGGCACTCAAAGCTATCTAGATTACAATTCAGTTTCAAATGAAAACATTAGCACTACTATGCACAAACTCAATGAACTTACAAATATGATGGACCCACCGAGGGACCAATAAAACACCAGAGACTATAGACCTAAATGCTGGCACAAGTCTATAAAAGAATCATATGTTGACTCTTGCGTGTTTTTTACCGAGTTTTATTACTATATGGCTGCCAGAAACCTGATTCCAGCACCCACCAATCCACAACCTGCTACTTGTCTTAAGTAACAAAGTAATGATGGTTTAGATACGCTGAGGAAGCATCCTCAATAGAATAGCAGCCTTCCTTCTCTGCTATCTGGAGTGACTCCGCCATCTGAGTTCTCTGGTGCGCATGATATGAATGACCTGCAAAAAAAAAAAAAAAAAAAAAGACATACAAGTATAAGACCAAGGCAATAAAAATTTGAAATCAGGGATGCCACGTCTTGCATTCATAACTGAAATTTGAACTGAAAACAAATACAGATCAGCACATAATGTAAACCAATCAGAAAATACACATTATTAATATACAGACCATAAAAAAAAAAAAAAATACACACAAATGCTTCTGTAAGAGACATGTATTCATTAAGCACAGAAGAAGAGTGATACCTACTAGATAGGAAAACGATTAAAATTTGACATTGTAGATTTAAAATAAAAAAGTAAAGCCATCTATAATCATCCTACTAATATACCTAGAGGTTGACCACCTAGACTACTAGTAAGTAGTACAATATAATTTTTGAGCAATGTAATCTCATACTTTTGTAAGTTTGTTGCCACAACTTCAGATAAAACCACTTGTTACCTTTATATGGTTATTGATAAAAGACCACTTGACCTCAGCCAGCCATCAAAGGTGACACCACAAAAGTACAGATAATATAACTAATTCAGCTAGCCCTCTAATATGAGTTAACTGCCATAGCTTAACCTTGTACATCTGAAAGCATATGACCAAATAACCTTACCTCTAGAATGCAAAATAAGAAATTGCAAGGCTAGATCTGTAGTCCACCACCTAAGTAGCAGTTCTGCTGCTCTTAGTCCTGCTGCAGTCAAAGAGTACCTGCAAGGATATTAAACAAAACAAATTATAACAATCTCATACCATCAGACCAAACTCTAATCGCAGATACCTACACGTTTTTCTTTTCTTTTTAATCTCCAGAATAAGTGGAAGACAGATAAAACCTCAACCAATCCCTCACCCCACTATTATTTCAGAATCACTCTGGTAGAAAGAGCAATTTAGGAAAAGTGGTTGTACTGCAAACTCACTGTCATACCTGATAAAAGCTACAAAGCTATCTTCACGTTTCAATCAGAAGACCTGGACAGGAAGACAGCTTGTCATTTGATAATTTTCAGCTGATTCTCATATATTTTTCTATTACATAAATTCAGAATCTAAAAATCTACGACTTCCAGTATATGAGCGCGTTGAAGGAGGAAAAAAAGCCTAATTCATTGCTATATTAGATCACTCTTTCCTGGCTAAGTGAAGACAGCAACCTCTTAATGCTGTCTGCAGACAGGATGAGCGTAGTAGATAAAAATAAATAAAATAACAAGGGTCACAACTAAGATTACACATCATTATCTGTCATATTCTTAGGTAATGTGATCATGGCAGAGTGTCAAGCCTCAGATATTCTGATTTCACATAAACTATGTCATAGACTAGGAGAATGATCAGTGGATAAAGTTTCACCACAATTCTAAAAAGAAAAAGACAAAATTTAGGGACAAATGTGTACCTGCGGAATATGGTGCTTGAATTGTAGGGACTGGTGTTGTTGTTACTGCATTAACACCGGGTACAAATGGGATCATCTGCTGAGCAGGCATTGCATATCTGTGTACTGTTGGATAACCCTGACCACCGGGGATGGTTTGACCCAGTTGTGCATAAGAATACACAGGATTAACTGTCCCTGGAACTCCATATATCGGAACATATTGCTGACCCGCGTAAGAATTGTGAGCACCCTACCAGAAATATAATGATGAAAAATTTAGGGATCATAGATTTGAAAACAAATATAATATAATATCCCTACTCATAAATTTATAACATGTCATCAAACGTATTACAGATAAATATAACACAACACATCAGCCTGATAATGCAAGCATACCTGTGAATAAACATACTCTGGCCCATAAGTTGCATAGCTGCAGGGAGAAAACAGCCATCAATATTTATAGTTTAATAAATATCACACAAAGAACTCGTACAAGTTGATGTTTGCATGAGAAGTGTAAATACAGTTATATCACTTATATGCATGAGATTGTAAGGAAATTATAACACAGGCAGCAGTATTTTTAACAATGCAAGATCCATGATTTCAAACTGAAGTTGAAATGGTTACACACATTGAGCAACCTCCTGTCTGAGATAGATCAATAAAAAGGGGAGACTAAAAAACCATTTATTGGTCCTACTTAAACATGTCTTGAGTCTGCATGTTCAATAAAATCGCTTTGGGAGTATCTCCTTTTAGACCACTTTTCCATTGCCTCTGATTACCAATCACACCCTGTCACATCATTGTAGTTTGCACAAACAAGCCCGTAATCCTAAGGGAATGAGGAATAATGATAAACTACATGACAGTGACTGCTGTATAAGGCACATGCCACACACAAATGCGAAGAAGAAATATATTTACAGAGAAGATTACCAGAATTAGTTGAGATGGTTTTTCACCATTGATTCCACTGTCAACCAAATCAATATTGAATTCTGACAACATATGTACTGAATAAGTGGACAACCAACTAATAATACACACAAGACATCAATTTTTTTGGCTATCACCTAATCTTTTAAAGTTTGATTAAAATAGGTGACACCTTAAGATCATAGAAGTATATGTAATGCAGTAGCTACGGCTTTGTTAGAAATGAAACCACCTCTTCCGAAGTCCGAAGACTAAGTTTATTAACCCAAGAGAACATCTAGAGAATAACCTCTTTGGCCAACTTTAATCCAAAGAGAAGTATCTGTAGTAGAAGGCATTTTCTCTCTCTTCCTTCAACACTCTCCACATTTTACACTCTCTAGAACTATAGCAGCCATAACCATATTTTGTTATTAGATTTATTCAATCCTATACAAATTTAAATATAATCTTCAGAAACATTCACATTCTGGGGAATCAGCATCGGAGAAATGAGATGCTTAGATGACATAAACATAAACCTAAAGTATATATTGCCAAAAAAAGTTGAAAAGAAAAATCAAAACAACGTAAGTCTGCACCAATCACATAATCCTATAAGCATTGCAATGTGATTTATCAAATGGTAACAGATCATTAAACATGTGACAGAGCAATGACATCTATGTATCAATGAATGAGAAAGAAACAATAAACAAGATCCGGTTTTAATTGAACCAAAATTGTTCTTAAACTTTGAACTCAGTATTGACTGCTCAGAATATATCTAATGAAGACTATCCTCTATGAGTGCAACTTACCCATAAGGAGGAAACATCATCGGTTGTTGATAATTGTATGGAAGAGGTTGCTGGTAGCCATATGCTCCGACGTAAGCCCCACGAGTAGCTTGCATGCTTCCAATGTATGGAGAAGCTGGTCCGGTACGTACTGTAAGTAACAAATGCAAACAGAAAACTATTAAAACTTGGGTACTTGGACAGAAACTTGACTCAAATGGACAAATGTGCATGCAACAAAGGTTAACACTACATGCTGAAAGAAATCAATCATCAACACAGTTGTATTTTCTCCAACTCCAGTAACTCATTTAAACAGACACAATGCGGCACACAGGTAAGACATCGATAACACAATCATCAACCACACAAAGCAGTACATGTAAAAATCTGGCTACAAATGCGAAAATACAAAGAATGAGTTCCTAAATGCACTACCGTAACTCATAGGCGGCCGAGGGCGCCGGAGCGAAGCCAGATTACAATTGGCGCGGCGGCCGTCAATAACTGGAGTAGGATCAGCACACGCCCTTGCAGCAGCCTCTGGCTCCTGGAAAGTCACCTAAATAAACATACAACACTTCATTGAACAACTCAACTCAATCGAAGCGAAAAGCCTCCATTGATTCATCAATTTCCACAGCTAAATCAGCGCTCAGTGAGCTAGGTGATCAAGATTGAATAAGAATAGAAAAGAATCGAAAGACTCACGAAACCATAGCCCTTGGATCGGCCGGTGTTCTTGTCAGAAATGACGACGGCCTCAAGAATCTGGCCGAACTGCTCGAAGTAGCGGCCCATGGTGTCGCTCTGCGTCTCCCAGGCGAGGCCGCCGACGAAGAGCTTGGTGTAGGTGGTGTCGCCGAAGGGGGAGGAGTTGATGAAGTGGAATCCGGAGGCGCCGGAGCTCGAGCTGGAGACGGAGTTCCGGCCCGGAAGAGGCTGGTAGGCCATCGGAATCGGAGGTCGGTGGTGGTGGTGAAGTTGACAGTGAGGACTACTAGGGCTTAATGAACACAGAGTCTCTGTTTTCTCTGCTGGTTGAAATAAAGCTAGTGAGAGAGAATGTTTTTTTTTTTTTCTATTTAATTTGTAATTTGTTGTTTGGAAATTTTAGGGGAGAAACGGAAAGTCGAAACGATTGAGTGAGTGGGGCCCACCTGCCTCCCCCCATGCTCCTGCTCTGGTTTGTCCTCAAACCCTGGTTAGATTAGCTATACGCGGGACTCACGCGGATTGGTTGGATTTTTACCTCCTTCTACCGTCCTCCGTTTAAAGGTATTTTTTTAATTTTGTAAATTGATTTCATTGACGTCCTGACGAGTACAATCGTTTAGAATGACATGGAGAAGTAACAATTTTGCTTTGTGGTGGCCGCGGCAGTGAACCAAGTAGCTGGAGACTTGACCACGTTTAGTTTCATCTACAAAATTTGGTGGACTTCAAGGTAGTATATGCACCTTGTAAGTTGAATAGGATAGCTCATACTACTGCTAGAAAAGCCCTATGTAATAGAGATAGCCAGCATTGGTTTGGTGCTGCTCTTGCTCCATAATTTTTGAAGTCTTAGGGCAACTCCAATGGTGGAGTTAAAAACCAAGATCAGCCCTTGGAATAAAAAAAATAAAAATAAAAAATTATCTTGAACGATAGAAAAGACTATGTGCTGATCTTAAAAGTATAGCCTCAAGTGTTATCTCAAAGTCTTATATTCAGAACTTTTCCAAGACCAACCCTACCCCACATGCATCAATTTTTTATTTATTGCAGACACCTCATATGATATAATATTTCATTGTTTGAATAGTAAGAATATCAGCTTTATATAACACCTCATTGTTAGAGATGAGAAATTAGTGAAATATGAAAAATACCACAAGGGGGTGCTAAAATGAGAATAGCACATTTGATTAGCACTTATTGTTAAAGTTGCCCTTAGAGCCACTACTAGCAAAACTAATTAAACTACTCACAGATTAATATCGGTGTGAAATGCCTCTTGTAATCTCCAGATTATGGAATGTGTATAGGATGACTACATGTAGTTATATGAGCAATGTCGAAATATGCATGAATTTTTTACGAATGGCCGCTAACGAATTCAGCTTTTATTTTCATTTCAATCTCGCTTCTGTGTTTTTGAGAAAGCTCTTTATAGTTCTATTTAATTCTGTTATTATGAAAGCTTTCCTCTTTTACATAAGTTCATACTCATATATTCCGGAGTAAATCAAACCCAAAGGATTACAGCAATACTATAGTGTCCTTATAATTCAAGTTGAGAAACTGTTTATGGGAACACATTCCAATTTCTCAAAACTAGTTACACTAGCTAGCTAGTTTTTATTAGATTCGGCTCCTCTAAAGTTAATAAATTGTAAAGTTAGTAAAGTTCATAAAATCTAGACTCTTTATATAATCTAAGGATTCCAGACATTATCCATCACCCTTGAATCAATTTAATCTAAACCATGGTTAACTTGGGTTAAGTGTCTTATATATATATAAGGAAAGTACTAATGTGTGTGTGTGTGTGTATATATATATATATATATATATANNNNNNNNNNNNNNNNNNNNNNNNNNNNNNNNNNNNNNNNNNNNNNNNNNNNNNNNNNNNNNNNNNNNNNNNNNNNNNNNNNNNNNNNNNNNNNNNNNNNNNNNNNNNNNNNNNNNNNNNNNNNNNNNNNNNNNNNNNNNNNNNNNNNNNNNNNNNNNNNNNNNNNNNNNNNNNNNNNNNNNNNNNNNNNNNNNNNNNNNNNNNNNNNNNNNNNNNNNNNNNNNNNNNNNNNNNNNNNNNNNNNNNNNNNNNNNNNNNNNNNNNNNNNNNNNNNNNNNNNNNNNNNNNNNNNNNNNNNNNNNNNNNNNNNNNNNNNNNNNNNNNNNNNNNNNNNNNNNNNNNNNNNNNNNNNNNNNNNNNNNNNNNNNNNNNNNNNNNNNNNNNNNNNNNNNNNNNNNNNNNNNNNNNNNNNNNNNNNNNNNNNNNNNNNNNNNNNNNNNNNNNNNNNNNNNNNNNNNNNNNNNNNNNNNNNNNNNNNNNNNNNNNNNNNNNNNNNNNNNNNNNNNNNNNNNNNNNNNNNNNNNNNNNNNNNNNNNNNNNNNNNNNNNNNNNNNNNNNNNNNNNNNNNNNNNNNNNNNNNNNNNNNNNNNNNNNNNNNNNNNNNNNNNNNNNNNNNNNNNNNNNNNNNNNNNNNNNNNNNNNNNNNNNNNNNNNNNNNNNNNNNNNNNNNNNNNNNNNNNNNNNNNNNNNNNNNNNNNNNNNNNNNNNNNNNNNNNNNNNNNNNNNNNNNNNNNNNNNNNNNNNNNNNNNNNNNNNNNNNNNNNNNNNNNNNNNNNNNNNNNNNNNNNNNNNNNNNNNNNNNNNNNNNNNNNNNNNNNNNNNNNNNNNNNNNNNNNNNNNNNNNNNNNNNNNNNNNNNNNNNNNNNNNNNNNNNNNNNNNNNNNNNNNNNNNNNNNNNNNNNNNNNNNNNNNNNNNNNNNNNNNNNNNNNNNNNNNNNNNNNNNNNNNNNNNNNNNNNNNNNNNNNNNNNNNNNNNNNNNNNNNNNNNNNNNNNNNNNNNNNNNNNNNNNNNNNNNNNNNNNNNNNNNNNNNNNNNNNNNNNNNNNNNNNNNNNNNNNNNNNNNNNNNNNNNNNNNNNNNNNNNNNNNNNNNNNNNNNNNNNNNNNNNNNNNNNNNNNNNNNNNNNNNNNNNNNNNNNNNNNNNNNNNNNNNNNNNNNNNNNNNNNNNNNNNNNNNNNNNNNNNNNNNNNNNNNNNNNNNNNNNNNNNNNNNNNNNNNNNNNNNNNNNNNNNNNNNNNNNNNNNNNNNNNNNNNNNNNNNNNNNNNNNNNNNNNNNNNNNNNNNNNNNNNNNNNNNNNNNNNNNNNNNNNNNNNNNNNNNNNNNNNNNNNNNNNNNNNNNNNNNNNNNNNNNNNNNNNNNNNNNNNNNNNNNNNNNNNNNNNNNNNNNNNNNNNNNNNNNNNNNNNNNNNNNNNNNNNNNNNNNNNNNNNNNNNNNNNNNNNNNNNNNNNNNNNNNNNNNNNNNNNNNNNNNNNNNNNNNNNNNNNNNNNNNNNNNNNNNNNNNNNNNNNNNNNNNNNNNNNNNNNNNNNNNNNNNNNNNNNNNNNN encodes the following:
- the LOC101315435 gene encoding RNA-binding protein squid-like; protein product: MAYQPLPGRNSVSSSSSGASGFHFINSSPFGDTTYTKLFVGGLAWETQSDTMGRYFEQFGQILEAVVISDKNTGRSKGYGFVTFQEPEAAARACADPTPVIDGRRANCNLASLRRPRPPMSYVRTGPASPYIGSMQATRGAYVGAYGYQQPLPYNYQQPMMFPPYGYATYGPEYVYSQGAHNSYAGQQYVPIYGVPGTVNPVYSYAQLGQTIPGGQGYPTVHRYAMPAQQMIPFVPGVNAVTTTPVPTIQAPYSAGLLIET